The DNA region GTCGCCCGCACCTGCCAGGCAGACAGCCCGCAGCGAGTCGTCGGTGGCTGCGGCGCTCAGGAGATCGACGAGGTCGTCGATCATGCTGTGGCTCAACGAATTACGCCGGGTCAGTCGATCCAGGGTGATACGCAGGACGGAGTCGTTTCTACCGTCCCGCACCTGCCGGACAGTGCCGGCGTCCGCGTCGTCACCCACCCGGACATCTCCTCCCGGAGGCTATACAGATAGCCATACAGTTGGTAATACGATTACTATCCTGTACAACTTAGCAAGGAAAGGCCGTCGACGGAACAGTGTCAGCACCGCGCATTCGTCAGCCACGGGTCGCAGAGCTCGTGGCATCCAGGCTGCGTGACGACATCCTTACCGGTCGGCTCAAGGAGGGCGACGTACTACCGTCGCAGGAGAGCCTGTTCGCCGAGTTCGGGGTCAGCCCACCCGCGGTCCGCGAAGCAATCCACATCCTGGAATCCGACGGCCTGATCTCCGTGCGGCGGGGCAATGTCGGCGGGGCGGTGGTGCACCTACCCTCGGCCGAGCGGACCGCGCAGATGATCAGCATGGTGCTGCAGACGCGCGCTGCCACACCCGGTGACGTCAGCGAAGCGCTGCTGCACCTGGAGCCGATCTGCGCCGGGATGTGCGCCGCGCGCGCAGACCGGATGGCCGAAGTGGTGCCTCATCTGCAGGCGGCGATCGACACACAGGCCGAGCAGTTCGACAACCCGGCACGATATGTACCCAACGCCCGCAGGTTTCACGAGGCGATCGTCTCCCGGTGCGGCAACGAGCCGATGATTCTGCTCATCGGATCGCTCGAAGTCATCTGGTCGGCGCACGAATCGTCGGTGTGGAGCGACGAACGACATCCCGGCGATCCGATGGAACCCAGGACGATGCGGGCAGCGCTGCGCGATCACCACCGACTGCTCGACGCCATCGCCGACGGGAATGCCGCACGCGCAGTGCGGTTGGCTCAGGATCACCTTGCCGTCGCCCGTCGCAACACTCTTGCTGCCGGACGTGGGAAAACCATTGAGGCAAAGCTGATCTCGAACAGCGACCGATGAGAACCGCAACCGACAGGAACCAGCCATGACCACCTCCGCTGATGACCGTGTGCTGTTCGACGTGGACCGGGACAAGCGCATCGCGACCATCACGCTGAACAATCCCGCGCAGCGCAACTCCTACGACGCGTCGATGCGTGAACTGCTCGCGCGCTACCTCGACGACGTCGCCGAGGACGACGACATCACCGTGGTGCTGCTGCGCGGGGCCGAGGGGGTGTTCAGCACCGGGGCCGACATGAACAATGCCTACGGTTGGTACGGCTCTCAAGACGCTCCCGAGCAGAAACGCCGCCCGAGCCAACGGCGCAGGCTCACGGTGGATCGTAGGGCGTTCGGCTTCTACCACAATTTGATGGGCTTTCCGAAGGTCACGGTGGGCGAGATCAACGGCTACGCACTGGGCGGCGGCTTCGAGATGGCGCTGATGACCGACATCTCGGTGATCGGGCGCTCCACGAAGATCGGGATGCCCGCAACCCGATTCCTGGGCCCCGCACTCGGCAGCCTGCACATGTTCTTCCATCGCCTCGGACCTGTACTGGCCCGGCGCATGCTGCTCACCGGCGACATCATCGAGGCCGCCGACGTCGAACACCTCGGGATCTTCACCGACACCTGCGACGCCGATTCGGTGGTCGCGCGGGCGCGGTACTGGGCCGAGAAGGCCGCGAAAATGCCCGCCGACGGGGTCGTGATCGCCAAGGAGGCCTTCCGCCTGGTCGAGCAGAGCCAGGCGTATCAGGGCGAGGAGGTGGCGAGCTACCTCTTCCACGCCTACGGCACGAACCTGCAGTTCGCACCCGGTGAATTCAACTTCGTCAAGACCCGCGCGCAGCACGGCACCAGGGAGGCGTTCCGGTTGCGCGACGAACATTTCCACGTCGCCGAACCGGAGTGACCCGGCTCACCTGTAACCAGCGCTACAGTATCTGCTACTTTTGTAAAGTTCACTCACGTGGAAGCCGAGGTCGAGAACATGCCAACACCCGTCATCGTCGGTGCTGCCAGGACGGCCATCGGCCGCTCATTCAAGGGCACGCTGGTCAACACGCCGCCCGAGACACTGATCACCACCGTCCTGCCCGAGGTGGTCCGGCGCTCCGGTGTCGACCCCGCTGACATCGACGACATCATCTTCGCCGAATCACATTACGGCGGAGGCGATCTGGCACGCTACGCTGCCGACGCCACAGGTCTCCAACATGTTCCGGGCCAGTCGGTCAACCGGCACTGCGCCGGCAGCCTGACCGCGATCGGCAACGCGTCGGCGCAGATCGGCTCCGGGATGGAGCGGGTGTTGATCGCCGGCGGGGTGCAGTCGCTGTCGATGACCCCGCTGACGAACTGGCGCATTCCCGGCCCCGAGCTGAAGTTCGAGGAACGCTGGATGCCGCCCACCCACGTCGAGACAGCAGACGCGCCGTCGAAGGACATGTCCATCACCGTGGGCTGGAACACCGCCCAGTCCGCGGGCATCACCCGTGAGGAAATGGACGTCTGGGCGGTGCGGTCACACAAGCGTGCCGTCGACGCCATCGACGCCGGCAGGTTCGTCGACGAGATCGTCCCCCTCAAGGTGACCCAGTTCGACGGATCGGTCGTCGACTTCAGCGTCGACGAGTCTCCCCGTCGCGACACCACGCTGGAGAAGCTGGCCGGGCTCAAGGTGCTGCACCCCGAGATCGAAGGCTTCTCGATCACGGCGGGCAACGCCAGCGGCACCAACGACGCCGCCGCCGGGGTCGCACTCGTCGAGCGTGACTACGCCGCCGCGAACGGACTCGACGTGATGGCGACCGTGCGCGCCTGGGGCGCCATCGGCGTGGCACCGCGCGACACCGGCCTCGGTGGGGTCAGGGTGATCGCCAAGGTGCTCGACCGGGCCGGACTCAAGCCGTCGGACATCACCCTGTGGGAGATCAACGAGGCGTTCGCCTCCGTGCCGATCGCCGCGTGCAAGGAGTACGGACTCGACGAGGACCTGGTCAACTTCTCCGGAAGCGGATGCAGCCTCGGACATCCGATCGCCGCATCCGGCGCCCGCATGGTCACCA from Mycobacterium sp. DL includes:
- a CDS encoding GntR family transcriptional regulator; amino-acid sequence: MSAPRIRQPRVAELVASRLRDDILTGRLKEGDVLPSQESLFAEFGVSPPAVREAIHILESDGLISVRRGNVGGAVVHLPSAERTAQMISMVLQTRAATPGDVSEALLHLEPICAGMCAARADRMAEVVPHLQAAIDTQAEQFDNPARYVPNARRFHEAIVSRCGNEPMILLIGSLEVIWSAHESSVWSDERHPGDPMEPRTMRAALRDHHRLLDAIADGNAARAVRLAQDHLAVARRNTLAAGRGKTIEAKLISNSDR
- a CDS encoding enoyl-CoA hydratase/isomerase family protein; protein product: MTTSADDRVLFDVDRDKRIATITLNNPAQRNSYDASMRELLARYLDDVAEDDDITVVLLRGAEGVFSTGADMNNAYGWYGSQDAPEQKRRPSQRRRLTVDRRAFGFYHNLMGFPKVTVGEINGYALGGGFEMALMTDISVIGRSTKIGMPATRFLGPALGSLHMFFHRLGPVLARRMLLTGDIIEAADVEHLGIFTDTCDADSVVARARYWAEKAAKMPADGVVIAKEAFRLVEQSQAYQGEEVASYLFHAYGTNLQFAPGEFNFVKTRAQHGTREAFRLRDEHFHVAEPE
- a CDS encoding thiolase family protein, whose protein sequence is MPTPVIVGAARTAIGRSFKGTLVNTPPETLITTVLPEVVRRSGVDPADIDDIIFAESHYGGGDLARYAADATGLQHVPGQSVNRHCAGSLTAIGNASAQIGSGMERVLIAGGVQSLSMTPLTNWRIPGPELKFEERWMPPTHVETADAPSKDMSITVGWNTAQSAGITREEMDVWAVRSHKRAVDAIDAGRFVDEIVPLKVTQFDGSVVDFSVDESPRRDTTLEKLAGLKVLHPEIEGFSITAGNASGTNDAAAGVALVERDYAAANGLDVMATVRAWGAIGVAPRDTGLGGVRVIAKVLDRAGLKPSDITLWEINEAFASVPIAACKEYGLDEDLVNFSGSGCSLGHPIAASGARMVTTLIYELQRRGGGIGMAAMCAGGGQGGAVIVEV